CTCTTAAGCCCAAAAGTGGAACAACCTAACCATCTTTTATTTTCCAATATACAACTTTTGTGTTTATTAGTATAAATTATATGATTTAGATTCTATTAAAAAATTAACTCAAAGTGATAATAGTTTATTTCTTGTCAGATTTCATTAAAAAACTAATTCAAAGTGATAAGAGTTTATCTTTTATCGTTCCAAGTTCTGAATTCGATTCTGATTCTACTCACGTAATTTCTGAGAACAGATATTCATTTGTCGGGTCGGCAGCCTAATTATTTGTAAAAAATTAACTAGAATTAAATTCCAttactaaattaataaaaatataaatatgtgCTATCGATGGATGGGCGGCAATCTTTATGTGTAGCCTATCTTAGCATGGGCTTTCTATTGACAACAAAACCAAGTCCTAGTTTTATTACAGTGCAATCTACACTTCGAAATTTCAGTTTTCATAGTAACAGAAACAACACAAAATGAATGGTGAAGTTGTAGTATCATCATCAACAATCTCTTACATTGTAGCAGTCTCTAAACATCATACACATACGCCAATCCGATGTTACAATCTTTCTCGAAACTCGTGTACAAACTCGAAATTTAGGTTGAGTTTAAGGTGcagtagcagcagcagcagctcTGGCCCTTCCCCTCCAGGTACAATCACATTTCACCTATGCAGCTTCTTATATTTAATATATCCTGTTTCTGTTTGGATTGTCAGTATGTTTAAGTTGCAGTATATCAACATGAAAATCAAATGTAGCTAGCTCATTAAGACTTGATCTTTATACATGTGTTCCAGTCGTGTGTTCGTACTAGGACTAAGATTTTAATAAGCTAGAAAGCCCTTTTTGGTTTTGGGATTACCATTAGCACTAAAATTTTAACTATTATTACGTATTTTGCTGCCAGTAAAGAATTAAATTTTGTACGATATGCAAATACACTCATCACCGGTGAACAAGTACTGAGTTTCACAGGTGAGAATCAGAACAAGACCGTTCTTGATGCATTTTTCTTGGGGAAAGCTCTAGCAGAAGAACTTATTGAGCGTATTGAGTCCACTGCTGGGGAGTTCTTGAGC
This sequence is a window from Apium graveolens cultivar Ventura chromosome 9, ASM990537v1, whole genome shotgun sequence. Protein-coding genes within it:
- the LOC141684281 gene encoding uncharacterized protein LOC141684281 isoform X2; this translates as MNGEVVVSSSTISYIVAVSKHHTHTPIRCYNLSRNSCTNSKFRLSLRCSSSSSSSGPSPPELNFVRYANTLITGEQVLSFTGENQNKTVLDAFFLGKALAEELIERIESTAGEFLSTIGRLQAEQQKQVQEFQDEVQERARKSKEKAAREVMEVHGTPSSSNAREVTDLQPHDITQTPQEPPS
- the LOC141684281 gene encoding uncharacterized protein LOC141684281 isoform X3 is translated as MNGEVVVSSSTISYIVAVSKHHTHTPIRCYNLSRNSCTNSKFRLSLRCSSSSSSSGPSPPGENQNKTVLDAFFLGKALAEELIERIESTAGEFLSTIGRLQAEQQKQVQEFQVLQCQDEVQERARKSKEKAAREVMEVHGTPSSSNAREVTDLQPHDITQTPQEPPS
- the LOC141684281 gene encoding uncharacterized protein LOC141684281 isoform X1 yields the protein MNGEVVVSSSTISYIVAVSKHHTHTPIRCYNLSRNSCTNSKFRLSLRCSSSSSSSGPSPPELNFVRYANTLITGEQVLSFTGENQNKTVLDAFFLGKALAEELIERIESTAGEFLSTIGRLQAEQQKQVQEFQVLQCQDEVQERARKSKEKAAREVMEVHGTPSSSNAREVTDLQPHDITQTPQEPPS